The Saccharopolyspora gloriosae genome window below encodes:
- a CDS encoding FtsK/SpoIIIE domain-containing protein — translation MTDHDEQHHDQDEQQTARVLHLPSERVTTPNTEQPATESAETEVIDGEIVKPPQVGQPTKSEPGSALVRADKRLPILPAWAKDAEEFRATARWALGYAGHSAGFHAVRCPVYVTRVVMRIPAGSLRMVGGLLRWIGDAEGLPVRLASARREDAAEYLKLSQQRDGRVRARAFLAAGLGAVGLAAILLGHAVLPAAAQWATVALALAGLGWLGAPSDKPIASRAVESTKVPKLTSGAVETALASLGISLINQALGKGGTGVGFPRPIARDGKGWRADIDLPPGVTPGDIMERRAKLASGLRRPLGCVWPEADNAEHAGRLILWVGDQDMRKATQPAWALRKGNRVDLFQSQPFGTDQRGRWVDLRLMFTSVVIGAIPRMGKTFALRELLLIAALDPRAELHTYDLKGTGDLDPLEPVTHVHGVGDEPEEIDKAVTDLRALRDELRRRAKLIRDLAKQGLAPENKVTPDLASNKTLRLHPIVIGVDECQVWFEHPDFGEELEAICTDLVKRGPALGIILMLATQRPDAKSLPTGISANVSTRLCLKVQGQTENDMVLGTSKYKQGVRATTFAWDDKGIGYLVGEGSEAQIVRSVAGLDGPASDKVVAYARHLREQAGTLTGHAIGEQLQSEQDSRRDTLLEDVLTVVPEMEKKVWNERVIARLYELRPDVYGTYREAADLTAALKRHGIRTGQVWGTTDEGKGASRIGITRADITEEVTERNRHRDAG, via the coding sequence ATGACCGACCACGACGAACAGCACCACGACCAGGACGAGCAGCAGACCGCCCGAGTCCTGCACCTGCCTTCCGAACGGGTCACCACGCCCAACACCGAGCAGCCCGCGACCGAGTCGGCCGAGACGGAGGTGATCGACGGCGAGATCGTCAAGCCGCCACAGGTGGGCCAGCCGACGAAATCCGAGCCCGGTTCGGCCCTGGTTCGTGCCGATAAGCGACTCCCCATCCTCCCGGCCTGGGCCAAGGACGCCGAGGAGTTCCGGGCCACCGCACGGTGGGCGCTGGGCTACGCCGGACACAGTGCCGGGTTCCACGCCGTGCGGTGCCCGGTCTACGTCACTCGGGTCGTCATGCGGATCCCCGCAGGATCGCTCCGGATGGTCGGCGGTCTGTTGCGGTGGATCGGTGATGCCGAGGGCCTCCCGGTGCGGCTCGCGTCGGCGCGGCGGGAGGACGCCGCCGAGTACCTGAAGCTCTCGCAGCAGCGGGACGGGCGGGTCCGTGCTCGCGCGTTCCTGGCCGCCGGCCTCGGCGCCGTGGGGTTGGCCGCGATCCTGCTCGGTCATGCCGTGCTTCCCGCCGCCGCACAGTGGGCCACGGTCGCGCTCGCGCTGGCGGGACTCGGCTGGTTGGGAGCGCCTTCTGACAAGCCGATCGCGTCGCGAGCGGTGGAGTCCACCAAGGTCCCCAAGCTCACCTCCGGCGCCGTCGAAACCGCACTGGCATCGCTGGGGATCTCGCTAATCAACCAGGCATTGGGCAAGGGCGGAACCGGGGTCGGGTTCCCGCGTCCGATCGCTCGCGATGGCAAGGGCTGGCGTGCGGACATCGATCTGCCGCCGGGGGTGACGCCGGGCGACATCATGGAGCGTCGCGCCAAACTCGCCTCCGGGCTCCGGCGCCCGTTGGGCTGCGTGTGGCCGGAGGCCGACAACGCCGAACACGCCGGACGCCTGATCCTGTGGGTGGGCGATCAGGACATGCGTAAGGCGACCCAGCCCGCTTGGGCGCTGCGCAAGGGAAACCGGGTCGATCTGTTCCAGTCTCAGCCGTTCGGGACCGATCAGCGTGGCCGGTGGGTGGATCTGCGGCTGATGTTCACCTCGGTGGTCATCGGGGCGATTCCCCGCATGGGCAAGACGTTCGCTCTCCGCGAGCTGCTGCTGATCGCCGCCCTCGATCCACGGGCGGAGCTGCACACCTACGACCTCAAAGGCACCGGCGACCTCGACCCGCTGGAACCGGTCACCCACGTCCACGGGGTAGGGGACGAACCGGAGGAGATCGACAAGGCCGTCACCGACCTGCGAGCACTACGCGACGAGCTGCGCCGCCGCGCGAAGCTGATCCGGGACCTGGCGAAGCAGGGCCTGGCACCGGAGAACAAGGTCACCCCCGACCTGGCCAGCAACAAGACGCTGCGGCTGCACCCCATCGTGATCGGGGTCGATGAGTGCCAGGTGTGGTTCGAGCACCCCGACTTCGGCGAAGAGCTCGAAGCGATCTGCACCGACCTCGTGAAACGCGGCCCGGCGCTGGGCATCATCTTGATGCTCGCCACCCAACGCCCCGACGCGAAATCCCTGCCCACCGGCATCAGCGCCAACGTCTCGACCCGCCTTTGCCTGAAGGTCCAGGGACAGACCGAAAACGACATGGTCTTGGGCACGTCGAAGTACAAGCAGGGCGTGCGGGCCACGACGTTCGCGTGGGACGACAAGGGAATCGGCTACCTCGTCGGCGAAGGCAGCGAAGCGCAGATCGTGCGCAGCGTCGCCGGACTCGACGGACCAGCCTCAGACAAGGTCGTGGCCTACGCCCGACACCTGCGCGAGCAGGCCGGGACCCTGACAGGCCATGCCATCGGCGAGCAGCTTCAGTCCGAACAGGACTCCCGCCGGGACACGCTGCTTGAGGACGTCCTCACCGTAGTGCCGGAGATGGAGAAGAAGGTCTGGAACGAACGCGTCATCGCACGCCTCTACGAACTGCGACCCGACGTCTACGGCACCTATCGGGAGGCTGCCGACCTCACCGCCGCACTGAAGCGCCACGGCATCCGCACCGGGCAGGTCTGGGGCACAACCGACGAGGGCAAGGGTGCGAGCCGCATCGGCATCACCCGCGCCGACATCACCGAAGAAGTCACGGAACGTAACCGTCATCGCGATGCCGGATAG
- a CDS encoding ABC transporter permease: MTTAKSAYPIPIEDLVPQARQLAADLGELPSRNRLMSELRIGAKKANTVLDLLAETTPEPNPVRLHLVSEPDSNDSAGQAAKPPAEDHAEENGPEPEPADPGPAERDEPETPATDDQAEPMAPEQVSKITNPEPPTVGKPVSRWPVLLLALPAFVAIWSGWVGLGGLTGFGIVHPLPGIWDGLELNTAITLPIGVETYAAYALRVWLSGQVPHRARRFAQVSALGSLGLGALGQVAYHLMTAAGMTAAPWWITTLVACLPVAVLGMGAALTHLLHTDHPEVTP, translated from the coding sequence GTGACCACCGCCAAGAGCGCCTACCCGATCCCGATCGAAGACCTCGTGCCGCAGGCCCGGCAGCTCGCCGCCGACCTCGGTGAACTGCCGTCGCGGAACCGGCTCATGTCGGAACTGCGGATCGGGGCAAAGAAGGCCAACACCGTGCTGGACCTGCTCGCCGAAACCACCCCGGAACCGAACCCGGTCCGGCTGCACCTGGTCTCCGAACCGGACTCGAACGACTCCGCCGGGCAGGCGGCAAAGCCGCCCGCCGAGGACCACGCCGAAGAGAACGGCCCGGAGCCGGAACCCGCCGATCCCGGCCCCGCCGAGCGCGACGAGCCCGAGACTCCGGCCACCGACGACCAGGCGGAGCCGATGGCCCCGGAGCAGGTCAGCAAGATCACGAACCCGGAGCCCCCGACCGTGGGCAAGCCGGTTTCGCGTTGGCCGGTGCTGTTGCTGGCGTTGCCCGCGTTCGTGGCGATCTGGTCCGGCTGGGTCGGCCTCGGCGGACTCACCGGGTTCGGCATCGTGCACCCGCTTCCGGGCATCTGGGACGGGCTCGAACTCAACACCGCGATCACCCTCCCCATCGGAGTCGAGACCTACGCCGCTTATGCCCTGCGGGTGTGGCTGTCCGGCCAGGTCCCGCACAGGGCACGCCGGTTCGCCCAGGTCTCCGCGCTCGGCTCGCTGGGGCTCGGCGCGCTCGGGCAGGTCGCTTACCACCTGATGACCGCCGCAGGCATGACCGCAGCCCCCTGGTGGATCACCACCCTGGTCGCGTGCCTGCCGGTCGCCGTACTCGGCATGGGCGCGGCCCTGACTCACCTGCTGCACACCGACCACCCGGAGGTGACCCCATGA
- a CDS encoding NUDIX domain-containing protein produces the protein MSEITNASLTTDIVLFAESGGVRHVLLIRRGWTPFAGHWALPGGYVDNGERFITAARRELTEETGLTTGHLDQVGVYDEPERDPRGRVISVAFTALLPTMPQATAGDDARDARWMPVEIALSRRLAFDHDLIVRDALRRHSR, from the coding sequence TTGTCTGAGATCACCAACGCCAGCCTGACCACCGACATCGTCCTGTTCGCCGAGTCCGGCGGAGTGCGACACGTGCTGCTCATCCGCAGGGGTTGGACGCCGTTCGCGGGGCACTGGGCGCTTCCGGGTGGCTATGTCGACAACGGGGAGCGGTTCATCACCGCCGCCCGCCGCGAGCTGACCGAAGAGACCGGCCTGACCACCGGGCACCTGGACCAGGTCGGCGTCTACGACGAGCCCGAGCGCGACCCGCGCGGCCGAGTGATCTCTGTGGCCTTCACCGCGCTGCTGCCGACCATGCCGCAGGCCACCGCCGGAGACGACGCGCGAGACGCGCGCTGGATGCCCGTCGAGATCGCGCTGTCCCGCCGTCTGGCGTTCGACCACGACCTGATCGTGCGCGACGCGCTGCGCCGCCACTCCCGCTAG
- a CDS encoding DUF3307 domain-containing protein: MAVHLEPALIFAAVLPALLVAHHVADHWLQTSHQAANKGRPDWLGRFSCAAHVLSYTAATAGTVALLWAVLGLPISPAGFVVGQVVSAVTHYWADRRFTLATLAEWCGNGEFYRFGVPRTGRDDNPSLGTGAYALDQSWHWLWLAVAALLTAVL, translated from the coding sequence ATGGCCGTGCACCTCGAACCCGCTCTGATCTTCGCTGCGGTTCTGCCCGCGCTGCTGGTGGCGCATCACGTCGCTGATCACTGGTTGCAGACCTCGCACCAGGCGGCGAACAAGGGCCGTCCGGACTGGCTGGGGCGGTTCTCCTGTGCGGCGCACGTGCTGTCCTACACCGCCGCCACGGCCGGAACGGTCGCGCTGCTGTGGGCGGTGCTCGGCTTGCCGATCAGCCCGGCCGGGTTCGTCGTCGGCCAGGTGGTCAGCGCGGTCACCCACTACTGGGCCGATCGCCGGTTCACGCTCGCGACGCTCGCCGAGTGGTGCGGGAACGGGGAGTTCTACCGCTTCGGCGTACCCCGTACCGGTCGCGACGACAACCCGAGTTTGGGCACCGGCGCTTACGCGCTCGATCAGTCCTGGCACTGGCTGTGGCTGGCTGTGGCCGCCCTGCTCACCGCCGTTCTCTGA
- a CDS encoding helix-turn-helix domain-containing protein — MGKHWDAVATAINTRLAELDLTQRELAERSGVSTATLRQLQNNYEPRRRSPRTLAAISEGLRWPADHLAQVLEGEVSREDTGTLRSDVARLSHELTDARTEIDDLRAEVRQLGTKLSDIEARDAR; from the coding sequence GTGGGCAAGCACTGGGACGCCGTAGCGACCGCCATCAACACCCGATTGGCCGAGTTGGACTTGACCCAGCGAGAGCTAGCGGAGCGGTCCGGTGTCAGCACGGCGACCCTGCGACAGCTCCAGAACAACTACGAGCCGCGCCGCCGGAGCCCGCGAACCTTGGCGGCGATCTCCGAAGGGCTCCGCTGGCCCGCTGATCACTTGGCCCAGGTGCTCGAAGGAGAAGTCTCGCGCGAAGACACCGGGACTCTCCGGTCCGACGTCGCTCGCCTCTCCCATGAGCTGACCGATGCCCGCACCGAGATCGACGATCTCCGGGCGGAAGTTCGGCAGCTCGGCACCAAGTTGAGCGACATCGAAGCGCGCGACGCTCGCTGA
- a CDS encoding helix-turn-helix transcriptional regulator encodes MANERLRAATRAVNLTIEEVAKAVDVDPKTAERWITKERVPHRKTRREVAELLNVAEVQLWPSLADDLHTSPSDNTELVHLYPSRSAVPFALWTELIAGVRERMEVLVFSGQFLVEQHDILPLVKQKAESGAHVRFAVGDETSPAVIQRAVEEGTTGGLEGRIQLMRRYLSKVSSLPNVEVRTHGTILYNSLYRFDDQLLVNGHAFGALAGECPVMHLRKVPDGPMWEHYMQSFERVWKEAESDTL; translated from the coding sequence GTGGCGAACGAGCGCCTGCGCGCAGCCACTCGCGCCGTCAACCTCACGATTGAGGAAGTCGCGAAGGCTGTCGACGTCGATCCGAAGACTGCCGAACGCTGGATCACGAAGGAACGGGTTCCACATCGGAAGACCCGTCGCGAGGTCGCGGAACTGCTCAACGTCGCCGAGGTCCAGCTCTGGCCCTCGCTAGCGGATGACCTGCACACATCGCCCAGCGACAACACCGAGTTGGTGCACCTCTACCCATCCCGCTCGGCGGTGCCGTTCGCGCTGTGGACAGAGCTGATCGCTGGCGTGCGGGAACGCATGGAGGTGCTGGTCTTCTCCGGTCAGTTCCTCGTCGAGCAGCACGACATCCTTCCGCTGGTGAAGCAGAAAGCGGAGTCGGGCGCACATGTCCGCTTCGCCGTGGGAGATGAAACGTCCCCAGCCGTCATTCAGCGGGCCGTCGAGGAAGGCACGACCGGCGGCCTGGAAGGTCGTATTCAGCTGATGCGGCGGTACCTGAGCAAGGTCTCCAGCTTGCCGAACGTTGAAGTCCGCACGCACGGAACGATCCTGTACAACTCGCTCTACCGCTTCGATGACCAGCTGCTCGTCAACGGGCACGCTTTCGGGGCGCTCGCCGGGGAGTGCCCCGTGATGCACCTGCGGAAGGTTCCCGACGGGCCGATGTGGGAGCACTACATGCAGTCCTTCGAGCGGGTCTGGAAAGAAGCCGAATCCGACACGCTGTGA
- a CDS encoding NUDIX domain-containing protein, whose protein sequence is MARVDYFNDPDAPKANSVVPSVTAVIRNAAGEVLLIHKVDNDLWALPGGGHDAGESITDTVVREVQEETGLDVEVMRLVGTYTDPRHVMAYTDGEVRQQFSLCFEARWTGGRPREDGSETKAVRWVAPADLDQLTIHASMRLRIDHALDETRTQPYLG, encoded by the coding sequence GTGGCTCGCGTCGACTACTTCAACGACCCGGACGCGCCGAAGGCGAATTCGGTGGTCCCGTCCGTCACCGCGGTGATCCGCAACGCCGCTGGCGAGGTGCTGTTGATCCACAAGGTCGACAACGACCTGTGGGCGCTGCCCGGCGGCGGCCATGACGCGGGGGAGTCCATCACGGACACCGTGGTGCGGGAAGTTCAGGAAGAGACCGGCCTGGACGTCGAGGTCATGCGGCTGGTCGGCACCTACACCGATCCGCGCCACGTCATGGCCTACACCGATGGCGAAGTGCGGCAACAGTTCTCGCTGTGCTTCGAAGCTCGCTGGACCGGCGGTCGGCCGCGGGAAGACGGCAGCGAAACCAAGGCGGTCCGCTGGGTCGCCCCAGCGGACCTCGATCAGCTGACCATTCACGCGTCGATGCGCCTGCGGATCGATCATGCCCTGGACGAGACCCGAACGCAGCCCTACTTGGGCTGA
- a CDS encoding HD domain-containing protein, whose protein sequence is MELVPQAAETAERFVAPLGRRWLHVQAVASRATELQEALPPEDRDTLIAAAWLHDIGYAEEVGHTRFHPLDGARYLREQQWPERIVNLVAHHSGARFEAAERGLDHELAEFPFEDSALLDALVTADLTTGPAGQRLTYSGRIDEILSRYAPDDPVHRTWIKARPVLAEAVARTERRLAEDQPK, encoded by the coding sequence ATGGAGTTGGTACCGCAAGCTGCCGAGACGGCCGAACGTTTCGTCGCGCCGCTCGGCCGGCGCTGGCTGCACGTTCAAGCCGTCGCCTCCCGCGCGACGGAGTTACAGGAAGCGCTGCCTCCCGAGGACCGCGACACGCTGATCGCGGCGGCCTGGCTGCACGACATCGGATATGCCGAGGAGGTCGGGCATACCCGCTTCCACCCGCTGGACGGTGCCCGATACCTGCGGGAACAGCAGTGGCCGGAGCGCATCGTGAACCTCGTGGCGCACCACTCCGGCGCCCGGTTCGAAGCAGCCGAACGCGGACTTGACCACGAACTCGCAGAGTTCCCGTTCGAGGACTCCGCCTTGCTCGACGCCCTGGTAACCGCTGATCTCACGACCGGCCCCGCCGGCCAACGGCTGACCTACTCCGGGCGGATCGACGAGATTCTGAGCCGGTACGCCCCAGATGACCCCGTGCACCGCACCTGGATCAAGGCACGCCCGGTGCTCGCTGAAGCCGTGGCGCGCACGGAACGGCGGCTGGCCGAGGATCAGCCCAAGTAG
- a CDS encoding MerR family DNA-binding transcriptional regulator: MTKRLLSSGELAKELGISRRSISRYADEGLISVALVTPGGRYKFDLDVVRAELRKAAQGRGHA; encoded by the coding sequence GTGACCAAGCGGCTGCTGTCCTCCGGCGAGCTGGCGAAGGAGCTAGGAATCTCCCGCCGCTCCATCAGCCGCTACGCCGACGAAGGTTTGATCTCGGTCGCGCTCGTGACTCCTGGGGGTCGCTACAAGTTTGATCTCGACGTTGTCCGCGCAGAACTTCGCAAGGCTGCGCAAGGGCGAGGCCACGCTTAG
- a CDS encoding pentapeptide repeat-containing protein — MTDDEPEHVPVMPAWSIWAGAAVLLVVGTLAVWLLLSLYGGGSAQDKIQLEIIKLAGSIVVGTGGAVALFLAARRQRTTELDLAQKARTAVATEHDATERRVTELYAAAAEQLGSDKAPVRMAGLYALERLGQANPIHRQTIVDLMCSYLRMPFSPSNFERDTSPIENLEEKRKREIRPRVSIFELDGQYFETESPGLAAFVSRQPKPELAIQDEEAIQEIQVRQTVQRLIGSHIRPSRQDKDSGNQFWEDIDLDLSEATLFQWSMDQCCVRSAQFRETRFVGGTYFVGSRFKGEASFDESRFFGGVTFKGASFEGELWSTGTVFDGVNFSSVEFFDGANFGDATFNEMAIFRSASFHGDASFRNAYFGEGAKFAHVDFYKDASFDQAQFLDAKAAHPSEIPREAWFGSCRFHSLAHFHDSYAFARTTGEVWSSIPNWEAQLVDNEIEDNYERVLMAMIPRGVEN; from the coding sequence GTGACGGACGACGAACCCGAGCACGTGCCCGTGATGCCTGCTTGGTCGATCTGGGCTGGCGCTGCCGTCTTGCTAGTAGTCGGGACACTCGCGGTCTGGCTACTTCTCAGCCTCTACGGCGGCGGCAGTGCGCAAGACAAGATCCAGCTAGAGATCATCAAGCTAGCCGGAAGCATCGTTGTCGGCACAGGTGGAGCCGTTGCCCTGTTTTTAGCCGCACGTCGACAACGCACGACGGAGCTTGACCTCGCCCAGAAAGCCCGGACCGCAGTCGCCACCGAACATGACGCCACAGAGCGCCGGGTCACCGAGCTCTACGCTGCCGCCGCTGAACAACTTGGATCAGACAAGGCCCCGGTTCGGATGGCGGGTCTATATGCACTAGAGAGACTGGGACAAGCGAATCCAATTCACCGACAGACAATCGTTGACTTAATGTGTTCATATTTACGAATGCCATTCTCTCCAAGTAACTTCGAAAGAGATACCAGTCCGATAGAAAACCTTGAAGAGAAACGCAAGAGGGAAATCCGCCCCCGGGTGAGCATATTCGAACTCGATGGTCAGTATTTTGAAACGGAAAGTCCAGGGTTAGCTGCTTTCGTGAGCCGTCAGCCGAAGCCGGAACTGGCAATCCAGGACGAGGAAGCTATTCAAGAAATCCAGGTGCGGCAGACAGTGCAGCGCCTGATTGGCTCGCACATCCGGCCAAGTCGGCAAGATAAAGACTCAGGAAACCAATTCTGGGAAGACATTGACCTCGACTTGTCTGAGGCTACATTGTTTCAGTGGTCGATGGATCAATGTTGTGTTCGATCTGCACAGTTCAGGGAAACCCGTTTCGTCGGCGGCACGTACTTTGTTGGATCTCGCTTCAAAGGAGAGGCGTCATTTGATGAGTCACGATTTTTCGGAGGGGTAACATTTAAGGGGGCCAGCTTTGAAGGTGAACTTTGGTCCACTGGCACGGTATTCGACGGCGTCAACTTTTCCAGCGTCGAATTCTTTGATGGAGCAAACTTCGGGGACGCCACTTTCAATGAGATGGCTATATTTCGATCGGCATCATTTCATGGCGACGCATCATTTCGAAATGCCTACTTCGGCGAGGGTGCAAAGTTTGCCCATGTTGATTTTTACAAGGATGCATCGTTTGATCAAGCTCAGTTTCTAGACGCGAAAGCGGCGCATCCTTCGGAGATCCCCAGGGAGGCATGGTTTGGCAGCTGTCGCTTTCATTCGCTTGCGCATTTCCATGATTCATATGCGTTCGCAAGAACAACAGGGGAAGTGTGGAGCTCAATTCCCAACTGGGAGGCACAACTAGTGGATAACGAAATAGAAGATAACTACGAAAGAGTTCTCATGGCTATGATACCAAGAGGGGTCGAGAATTGA
- a CDS encoding NACHT domain-containing protein — MVSHNEVWASVAGNVFQAGAVHGDVVMLPREHRQGVDALQAELIRHLAGEVRTQSAQELRQWGIRDRDALSVRWHTATEDLLDHWENIHGSSEVLSLAGHFTAIRTTYKAIQSKRLVILGGAGTGKTVLAHRLILDLIGDADPVPVLFSLSEWNPATGLSRWIGQQLARDFSFLGASEIITGKRQADLLVERGLILPVLDGFDELPEQHRRAAIGEISRFDVPLILTSRPDEYARATRGVKAIGGAAAIELENLSLEDAHHYLRRRVSRTRSVEWDAVFDHLRTQPDDTASRNLARVLTTPLMVTLAETVHGNSRDHRPPALLDSLQFPSSEAIEDHLLGAYLDAVYERRTRGGDAEGLSPGSYRARRWLGYLANHLEDRNAHDLDWWRLPVTLRRSTRILVTSAGLALVLGMIGHGVYWSGYAMLAMFGSDVFSKGMFGEVAGFALSASGYAFGLTFWITGGLATGMAVGLVNESKFVRGRLGREPERLRLFARRQGRAQRSWLTRVKNFFSESAGGFVVAIAIGIMVESGGGLAATPLHRISVGVFGGIADGIASSSIYAFLVGLGCGVILGLVYGLVNVVVTALGDPFGPDATTPWVLLARDRVVTLVRTVTVVLVVGLVVGFMYGSIVVDFEEGFEVGIGIAILSGLARIALSAWGIWLLFVRLWLPLTGRLPWRPKLFLEDAYRRGVLRRNGASYQFRHARIRDHLRGGRGVE; from the coding sequence GTGGTGAGTCACAACGAGGTGTGGGCCAGCGTCGCCGGAAATGTTTTCCAGGCTGGTGCAGTGCATGGTGATGTCGTCATGCTCCCCCGCGAACATCGCCAGGGCGTCGATGCGTTGCAAGCAGAGCTCATTCGGCATCTCGCAGGCGAGGTGCGAACGCAGAGTGCCCAAGAGCTGCGCCAGTGGGGAATCCGTGACAGGGATGCGTTGTCCGTGCGCTGGCACACTGCTACGGAGGACTTGCTCGATCATTGGGAGAACATTCACGGTAGTTCCGAGGTGCTGTCGCTGGCGGGGCATTTCACCGCGATCCGAACTACGTACAAGGCTATTCAGTCGAAGCGGCTGGTGATCTTGGGTGGTGCAGGTACAGGCAAGACGGTTCTTGCGCACCGCCTTATTCTAGACCTGATCGGGGACGCCGATCCAGTGCCGGTGTTGTTCAGTCTCAGTGAATGGAATCCTGCCACCGGGTTGTCGCGTTGGATCGGGCAGCAGCTCGCACGTGATTTCTCGTTTTTGGGCGCCAGTGAAATCATTACCGGAAAGCGACAAGCGGATCTTCTCGTCGAGCGCGGTCTAATTCTGCCTGTTCTAGACGGGTTCGACGAGCTTCCCGAGCAGCACCGTCGTGCCGCGATTGGCGAGATCAGCAGGTTCGATGTGCCACTGATCCTCACGAGTCGGCCGGACGAGTACGCACGGGCTACCCGTGGAGTTAAGGCCATTGGCGGCGCTGCGGCCATCGAACTTGAGAACCTCTCCCTTGAAGATGCTCACCATTACTTGCGCCGCAGGGTCAGTAGAACCCGCAGCGTGGAATGGGACGCGGTGTTCGACCACCTGCGCACACAACCTGACGACACGGCGAGCCGGAACCTTGCCCGCGTGTTGACTACGCCTTTAATGGTCACTCTTGCTGAGACCGTCCACGGCAATTCACGAGATCATCGCCCTCCCGCTCTGTTAGATTCTCTGCAGTTTCCCAGCAGTGAAGCTATCGAAGACCATCTTTTAGGCGCTTACCTCGACGCCGTTTACGAACGCCGTACGCGCGGGGGTGATGCAGAAGGCCTGAGTCCGGGGTCGTACCGAGCCCGTCGCTGGCTCGGATACCTTGCCAACCACCTCGAAGACCGCAACGCTCACGACCTCGACTGGTGGCGCCTACCTGTCACTCTCCGCCGGTCCACCCGAATCCTTGTCACCTCTGCCGGGTTGGCCCTCGTGCTCGGAATGATCGGGCACGGCGTGTACTGGAGTGGGTACGCAATGCTCGCGATGTTCGGAAGTGACGTGTTCAGCAAGGGCATGTTCGGAGAGGTGGCTGGTTTTGCGCTTAGTGCTTCCGGATATGCATTCGGGCTCACGTTCTGGATCACTGGTGGGCTCGCGACTGGAATGGCGGTCGGGCTTGTAAATGAGTCAAAATTTGTTCGTGGTCGTCTAGGTCGGGAGCCGGAAAGACTGCGCCTGTTTGCGCGTAGGCAAGGTCGTGCTCAACGTTCCTGGCTGACAAGGGTTAAGAATTTTTTCTCCGAATCCGCTGGCGGATTCGTGGTAGCCATTGCTATTGGAATTATGGTCGAGTCGGGGGGCGGGTTAGCGGCCACTCCTTTGCATAGGATTTCGGTTGGGGTGTTTGGTGGGATTGCGGATGGGATTGCAAGTAGTTCGATATACGCGTTTTTGGTCGGGCTCGGTTGCGGAGTCATCCTCGGTCTAGTGTATGGACTGGTGAATGTTGTCGTGACCGCTCTTGGAGACCCCTTCGGCCCTGATGCCACCACTCCTTGGGTTCTTTTGGCTCGTGACCGTGTGGTCACGCTCGTCCGAACAGTAACCGTTGTTCTTGTTGTAGGGCTTGTGGTTGGATTCATGTACGGATCAATCGTGGTCGATTTTGAGGAAGGCTTCGAAGTTGGCATCGGGATAGCCATCCTAAGTGGACTGGCCAGGATCGCCCTCTCGGCGTGGGGTATCTGGTTGCTGTTCGTGCGCTTGTGGTTGCCCTTGACAGGGCGATTGCCGTGGCGTCCGAAGCTTTTCCTCGAAGACGCATATCGGCGTGGGGTGCTGCGCAGAAATGGTGCGTCTTATCAATTCCGTCATGCGCGGATTCGGGACCATCTGCGGGGTGGTCGGGGTGTTGAGTAA
- a CDS encoding peptidylprolyl isomerase: MGNNVYFDITINGEQAGRITFQLFDDTVPKTAQNFRELATGQHGFGYQGSGFHRVIPQFMLQGGDFTAGNGTGGKSIWGGKFDDENFSIKHTKPGQLSMANAGKNTNGSQFFITTIATTWLDGKHVVFGEVVDGLDLVTKIEKLGSQSGTPQADIKIAESGVL, from the coding sequence ATGGGAAACAACGTCTACTTCGACATCACGATCAACGGCGAGCAGGCCGGCCGAATCACCTTCCAGCTGTTCGACGACACCGTCCCCAAGACGGCGCAGAACTTCCGCGAACTGGCGACCGGCCAGCACGGCTTCGGCTACCAGGGCTCCGGCTTCCACCGCGTCATCCCCCAGTTCATGCTGCAGGGCGGTGACTTCACGGCGGGCAACGGCACCGGCGGCAAGAGCATCTGGGGCGGCAAGTTCGACGACGAGAACTTCAGCATCAAGCACACCAAGCCCGGCCAGCTGTCCATGGCCAACGCGGGCAAGAACACCAACGGCTCCCAGTTCTTCATCACCACCATCGCCACCACCTGGCTGGACGGCAAGCACGTCGTCTTCGGCGAGGTCGTCGACGGCCTGGACCTCGTGACGAAGATCGAGAAGCTGGGTTCGCAGAGCGGCACCCCCCAGGCCGACATCAAGATCGCCGAGTCCGGCGTCCTCTGA